From Fundulus heteroclitus isolate FHET01 chromosome 5, MU-UCD_Fhet_4.1, whole genome shotgun sequence, a single genomic window includes:
- the LOC105919310 gene encoding stonustoxin subunit alpha isoform X2 codes for MSSQGGDMSSQGGDMSSQGGDVSSDQEEPSTAETQNGQLMPEPCRLSLDPETASSWLLLSEDLQKITVSDRWLNYPDNPQRFNGVLQVLCREGLSGRHRFDVDWMSADNRHAVGVALAYRSVPRKGTLRAPFGCNAASWFFAAERDALIARHDGQEWSYDVPDDGYDRVRVCLDHDGGVLSFYLLSQGVLRHVHTFRAKFTQPLHPGLCAGFTSSFAAFC; via the exons ATGTCCTCTCAGGGTGGAGACATGTCCTCTCAGGGTGGAGACATGTCCTCTCAGGGTGGAGACGTGTCCTCAGACCAGGAGGAGCCTTCCACTGCAGAGACACAGAATGGACAACTGATGCCAG AACCGTGTCGTCTCTCCTTGGACCCGGAGACGGCCAGCAGCTGGCTCCTTCTCTCTGAGGACCTGCAGAAGATCACCGTTTCAGACCGCTGGCTCAACTATCCTGACAACCCTCAGCGGTTTAACGGCGTGCTGCAGGTTCTGTGCAGGGAGGGGCTGAGCGGGCGGCACCGCTTCGACGTGGACTGGATGAGCGCTGATAACCGGCACGCTGTGGGCGTGGCCCTGGCGTACCGCAGCGTTCCCAGGAAGGGAACACTCCGCGCTCCGTTTGGCTGCAACGCCGCCTCCTGGTTCTTCGCCGCAGAGAGAGACGCTCTGATCGCGCGGCACGACGGCCAGGAGTGGAGCTACGACGTTCCTGACGACGGCTACGACAGAGTGCGGGTGTGTCTGGATCACGATGGGGGGGTTCTGTCCTTCTACCTGCTAAGCCAAGGCGTGCTGCGCCACGTTCACACCTTCAGGGCCAAATTCACCCAACCTCTGCACCCGGGTCTCTGTGCTGGCTTCACCTCCAGCTTTGCTGCGTTCTGCTGA
- the LOC105919310 gene encoding stonustoxin subunit alpha isoform X1: MSSQGGDMSSQGGDMSSQGGDMSSQGGDVSSDQEEPSTAETQNGQLMPEPCRLSLDPETASSWLLLSEDLQKITVSDRWLNYPDNPQRFNGVLQVLCREGLSGRHRFDVDWMSADNRHAVGVALAYRSVPRKGTLRAPFGCNAASWFFAAERDALIARHDGQEWSYDVPDDGYDRVRVCLDHDGGVLSFYLLSQGVLRHVHTFRAKFTQPLHPGLCAGFTSSFAAFC; encoded by the exons ATGTCCTCTCAGGGTGGAGACATGTCCTCTCAGGGTGGAGACATGTCCTCTCAGGGTGGAGACATGTCCTCTCAGGGTGGAGACGTGTCCTCAGACCAGGAGGAGCCTTCCACTGCAGAGACACAGAATGGACAACTGATGCCAG AACCGTGTCGTCTCTCCTTGGACCCGGAGACGGCCAGCAGCTGGCTCCTTCTCTCTGAGGACCTGCAGAAGATCACCGTTTCAGACCGCTGGCTCAACTATCCTGACAACCCTCAGCGGTTTAACGGCGTGCTGCAGGTTCTGTGCAGGGAGGGGCTGAGCGGGCGGCACCGCTTCGACGTGGACTGGATGAGCGCTGATAACCGGCACGCTGTGGGCGTGGCCCTGGCGTACCGCAGCGTTCCCAGGAAGGGAACACTCCGCGCTCCGTTTGGCTGCAACGCCGCCTCCTGGTTCTTCGCCGCAGAGAGAGACGCTCTGATCGCGCGGCACGACGGCCAGGAGTGGAGCTACGACGTTCCTGACGACGGCTACGACAGAGTGCGGGTGTGTCTGGATCACGATGGGGGGGTTCTGTCCTTCTACCTGCTAAGCCAAGGCGTGCTGCGCCACGTTCACACCTTCAGGGCCAAATTCACCCAACCTCTGCACCCGGGTCTCTGTGCTGGCTTCACCTCCAGCTTTGCTGCGTTCTGCTGA
- the LOC105919310 gene encoding stonustoxin subunit alpha isoform X3, translating into MSSQGGDMSSQGGDVSSDQEEPSTAETQNGQLMPEPCRLSLDPETASSWLLLSEDLQKITVSDRWLNYPDNPQRFNGVLQVLCREGLSGRHRFDVDWMSADNRHAVGVALAYRSVPRKGTLRAPFGCNAASWFFAAERDALIARHDGQEWSYDVPDDGYDRVRVCLDHDGGVLSFYLLSQGVLRHVHTFRAKFTQPLHPGLCAGFTSSFAAFC; encoded by the exons ATGTCCTCTCAGGGTGGAGACATGTCCTCTCAGGGTGGAGACGTGTCCTCAGACCAGGAGGAGCCTTCCACTGCAGAGACACAGAATGGACAACTGATGCCAG AACCGTGTCGTCTCTCCTTGGACCCGGAGACGGCCAGCAGCTGGCTCCTTCTCTCTGAGGACCTGCAGAAGATCACCGTTTCAGACCGCTGGCTCAACTATCCTGACAACCCTCAGCGGTTTAACGGCGTGCTGCAGGTTCTGTGCAGGGAGGGGCTGAGCGGGCGGCACCGCTTCGACGTGGACTGGATGAGCGCTGATAACCGGCACGCTGTGGGCGTGGCCCTGGCGTACCGCAGCGTTCCCAGGAAGGGAACACTCCGCGCTCCGTTTGGCTGCAACGCCGCCTCCTGGTTCTTCGCCGCAGAGAGAGACGCTCTGATCGCGCGGCACGACGGCCAGGAGTGGAGCTACGACGTTCCTGACGACGGCTACGACAGAGTGCGGGTGTGTCTGGATCACGATGGGGGGGTTCTGTCCTTCTACCTGCTAAGCCAAGGCGTGCTGCGCCACGTTCACACCTTCAGGGCCAAATTCACCCAACCTCTGCACCCGGGTCTCTGTGCTGGCTTCACCTCCAGCTTTGCTGCGTTCTGCTGA
- the LOC105919310 gene encoding stonustoxin subunit alpha isoform X4, which translates to MSSQGGDVSSDQEEPSTAETQNGQLMPEPCRLSLDPETASSWLLLSEDLQKITVSDRWLNYPDNPQRFNGVLQVLCREGLSGRHRFDVDWMSADNRHAVGVALAYRSVPRKGTLRAPFGCNAASWFFAAERDALIARHDGQEWSYDVPDDGYDRVRVCLDHDGGVLSFYLLSQGVLRHVHTFRAKFTQPLHPGLCAGFTSSFAAFC; encoded by the exons ATGTCCTCTCAGGGTGGAGACGTGTCCTCAGACCAGGAGGAGCCTTCCACTGCAGAGACACAGAATGGACAACTGATGCCAG AACCGTGTCGTCTCTCCTTGGACCCGGAGACGGCCAGCAGCTGGCTCCTTCTCTCTGAGGACCTGCAGAAGATCACCGTTTCAGACCGCTGGCTCAACTATCCTGACAACCCTCAGCGGTTTAACGGCGTGCTGCAGGTTCTGTGCAGGGAGGGGCTGAGCGGGCGGCACCGCTTCGACGTGGACTGGATGAGCGCTGATAACCGGCACGCTGTGGGCGTGGCCCTGGCGTACCGCAGCGTTCCCAGGAAGGGAACACTCCGCGCTCCGTTTGGCTGCAACGCCGCCTCCTGGTTCTTCGCCGCAGAGAGAGACGCTCTGATCGCGCGGCACGACGGCCAGGAGTGGAGCTACGACGTTCCTGACGACGGCTACGACAGAGTGCGGGTGTGTCTGGATCACGATGGGGGGGTTCTGTCCTTCTACCTGCTAAGCCAAGGCGTGCTGCGCCACGTTCACACCTTCAGGGCCAAATTCACCCAACCTCTGCACCCGGGTCTCTGTGCTGGCTTCACCTCCAGCTTTGCTGCGTTCTGCTGA